A window of Roseburia hominis A2-183 genomic DNA:
TACGCAAGTCAAATTGCAGATATTTCAATCCACGCTCCCCTCACAGGGAGCGACATAGCTGCGCCACTTGATATTGCTTCGCCATGGCGATTTCAATCCACGCTCCCCTCACAGGGAGCGACATATATCCGCATAACCACTCTATATCTTCAAAATATTTCAATCCACGCTCCCCTCACAGGGAGCGACGCACCTTGCGGAACGGAAATTCACTACACAGTAGATATTTCAATCCACGCTCCCCTCACAGGGAGCGACGACAACGCCATTGACCTTGTATGCGACAAGAAAATATTTCAATCCACGCTCCCCTCACAGGGAGCGACTGTTGCAAACATGAGAAACGGCATGGGAGTATATATTTCAATCCACGCTCCCCTCACAGGGAGCGACAACAGCTTCGGAGCTCCCCAAACTTGGAAACGGATTTCAATCCACGCTCCCCTCACAGGGAGCGACTTATGACGCGGGAAACTATGGACGGTTAAATGCATTTCAATCCACGCCCCCCTCACAGGGAGCGACACGCCGTGCTGTCGGCATCTGACATGGAGTATTTTATTTCAATCCACGCTCCCCTCACAGGGAGCGACATCCTTTACAAACATAAATTCATAACCTAAATTATATTTCAATCCACGCTCCCCTCACAGGGAGCGACATTGGATTACACCTAAAAGCATCAATCAATGAGATTTCAATCCACGCTCCCCTCACAGGGAGCGACATATACGGTCTCGCAGCGGAAAACGCAGAAGAGGGAATTTCAATCCACGCTCCCCTCACAGGGAGCGACCACAAGCGACGGTAACAACACATCACAAGCAGATCATTTCAATCCACGCTCCCCTCACAGGGAGCGACCAGTAGTCATTGATCTGATTTCTTACGTTTGCCATATTTCAATCCACGCTCCCCTCACAGGGAGCGACGTGTGAAGAACAAGGTAACAGATGCCGGATGGTCAATTTCAATCCACGCTCCCCTCACAGGGAGCGACCGATTAAACTTATATTTCACAAACACTTTCGACAATTTCAATCCACGCTCCCCTCACAGGGAGCGACTGTGACTCGTCTTGATCTTGCTATTGACAATGTATTTCAATCCACGCTCCCCTCACAGGGAGCGACACAGCTCCTGGGTGGTACTTGATGCAAACTGGGGCATTTCAATCCACGCTCCCCTCACAGGGAGCGACATCGTGACTGCGTGTATGTGCAGACCAAGACGGGCATTTCAATCCACGCTCCCCTCACAGGGAGCGACTGATAACGCCTAGACTTACACCGTAGGCGCGCAAATTTCAATCCACGCTCCCCTCACAGGGAGCGACTTCTTTGGTGAATTGTATCGGATAGGTGCATCAATTTCAATCCACGCTCCCCTCACAGGGAGCGACTTGGACTCACGGAAAAACACCGCAAACATCTGAAAATTTCAATCCACGCTCCCCTCACAGGGAGCGACGGGCATCGGGCAATGGATGATGCATGGAGCCATAATTTCAATCCACGCTCCCCTCACAGGGAGCGACGATGGCGTACTGGCTGTCAGAACTTGCGCTTAGTATTTCAATCCACGCTCCCCTCACAGGGAGCGACGGCGTTAGGGTCTGGCGTGCTCCGTGGCGATGAGTTATTTCAATCCACGCTCCCCTCACAGGGAGCGACCATATAAGACGCCCTGGAATTCTGCGCCGACAGATTTCAATCCACGCTCCCCTCACAGGGAGCGACGACATGGCTATTCTGAAGAACTGCGGCATCTCCAAGATTTCAATCCACGCTCCCCTCACAGGGAGCGACCGGACAGATGGGCGGTAAGATGCTCGGAGGCGGAATTTCAATCCACGCTCCCCTCACAGGGAGCGACGGAGATCGCACAGGCAATAGCTGACGGAAACCTTATTTCAATCCACGCTCCCCTCACAGGGAGCGACCGATCAGACAAACGTGACGATCTCCGTCGATCTCGATTTCAATCCACGCTCCCCTCACAGGGAGCGACAAAACAAACTCATGTTACGGTCGATTATGTACATGATTTCAATCCACGCTCCCCTCACAGGGAGCGACAAACGGGCGTAGCTTGTCACGTATGACGCTATTTATTTCAATCCACGCTCCCCTCACAGGGAGCGACTTTTGCGGCGGCAAACTGGGATGAATACCTCTGCATATTTCAATCCACGCTCCCCTCACAGGGAGCGACTGTCAAAGACGGAGTAACCAACTTGGACAACATATTTCAATCCACGCTCCCCTCACAGGGAGCGACCAGACACGGTAAATCTTGCCAGCACCTATAACTTCTATTTCAATCCACGCTCCCCTCACAGGGAGCGACGGCGTTTGGAGTTATCAAAGAGATAATTCAATCATTTCAATCCACGCTCCCCTCACAGGGAGCGACGACAACGCCACAGGATAACGACGAGGAGCAGGTTATTTCAATCCACGCTCCCCTCACAGGGAGCGACTCTTGCAAGCCGTCAAAATCGTCTGCAATAGACTATTTCAATCCACGCTCCCCTCACAGGGAGCGACCACAAGCCTGTCATCCTCAATGTCGGAATATGATTTCAATCCACGCTCCCCTCACAGGGAGCGACATCTGCAATTCAGCAGCGGATTCAGCAGATTGAATTTCAATCCACGCTCCCCTCACAGGGAGCGACTGTCAAAGATGGAGTAACCAATCTAGATAATATATTTCAATCCACGCTCCCCTCACAGGGAGCGACTTGTCCAAACGTCCATTATAAAATGCACACGACAGATTTCAATCCACGCTCCCCTCACAGGGAGCGACGACGAACCGAACGGCGAATCGACGTTAAGTTTTATTTCAATCCACGCTCCCCTCACAGGGAGCGACATCGAAGCGGCGGCACAAGCTAGGCATATAGCGATTTCAATCCACGCTCCCCTCACAGGGAGCGACGAAGAAAGCGTTAAAAGCCACATGAATTCCTATATTTCAATCCACGCTCCCCTCACAGGGAGCGACCTCAACCTTTGCTTCCATATCAATCATCTGCATATTTCAATCCACGCTCCCCTCACAGGGAGCGACGTGTTTCCTGTTCATTAGCTTTCAATGGAATCAGGGATTTCAATCCACGCTCCCCTCACAGGGAGCGACTCCGTCTTGATGTGCTCGTCGACCCTGCTCGCAGATTTCAATCCACGCTCCCCTCACAGGGAGCGACTCACAGGAGCTAAACGTTTAGGTCACTTTATAACAATTTCAATCCACGCTCCCCTCACAGGGAGCGACCTCTGCTCCATGATCTGCTCAACTAAAGCGTTAGCATTTCAATCCACGCTCCCCTCACAGGGAGCGACATTGCTGCGTTGGAATCCGTCATCATCATTTTTTATTTCAATCCACGCTCCCCTCACAGGGAGCGACAGCTGCGCGAGGAGTACAAGGATTATGGTTATGCATTTCAATCCACGCTCCCCTCACAGGGAGCGACCATCATGGTAAGAGTCATCAAAAAAAGAGTGAGCATTTCAATCCACGCTCCCCTCACAGGGAGCGACGCCAGACAAGAAAAACATGGAAAAATGGCTTGATATTTCAATCCACGCTCCCCTCACAGGGAGCGACGAAGCATAGGGGGGGCGGTTTTATGGATATTATGAATTTCAATCCACGCTCCCCTCACAGGGAGCGACGAATATTGGCGATAAGATTGTCTCTATTATCAATATTTCAATCCACGCTCCCCTCACAGGGAGCGACGCATACTTTGCGTCCGTCTGTGCCAGCTCTACATCTATTTCAATCCACGCTCCCCTCACAGGGAGCGACGTATAATATGTATAAAAGAGATTACCATCCAGACATTTCAATCCACGCTCCCCTCACAGGGAGCGACCCGTACATGCCATTCTTACGCCGTGCAATGCCGTATTTCAATCCACGCTCCCCTCACAGGGAGCGACTCTGCTCCATGATCTGCTCAACTAAAGCGTTAGCATTTCAATCCACGCTCCCCTCACAGGGAGCGACTCGCTGTGGAGTGAGCACCTGTGTGCCGGTATAGCATTTCAATCCACGCTCCCCTCACAGGGAGCGACTCGATCAAGTATGTATCTTGCCACTTAAGACCAGGATTTCAATCCACGCTCCCCTCACAGGGAGCGACATGAACACAAGTCCAATAGCGGCGCCCGTAGTAATTTCAATCCACGCTCCCCTCACAGGGAGCGACAGCAAATATACACATAAAATTCCTTTGTGACCTCCTGTTTTCAACGCTTTCTTCCAAAAATTCCTTTACTCTTTCACGTTTTCCACAGACGATAACTTGATTTTGTGCTATTTGCACTGATAAATTGTGCGCGAATGTTCCGCTGTATTTATGTACACTTTACATTCGCACTACTCTAAAAACTCTCAGATAATCAGCGGCGCCGTGACATCAAATGCCCTTTGCACACCGATATGTTCCACCTTACTCTTATACTTTTCCCCCATGACATAGTACCTCACACTGTCTTTATCCACATCAATGATATCCTTCAACTGCTTTTTCAACATGACATACTGCGTCTGATCAACAATGCACTCAAATACAGAATTTTGTACCCGCTGTCCGTAATTCGTACAGATTTTCGCTACCCGGGCAAGTCTTCGTACTCCCGCCGCAGTCTGTGTATTCACGTCATAAGTAATCAGCACTAACATAACTCACCTTCCTTCCAAACAGCATACAGTTTATCTTTACCGTTTAAAATATGGTGGATATGCATTGATATCTCCCCGCAGATACCGGGCAAGCAGCATCGCCTGCACATATGGCAGCAGCCCGACAGCTACTTTTTCTTTTAGGTAAGGATGCATGATCTCTTCACTCTTTAATTCCTGCCAGTTCTGTATCAGCACTCTGCGTGTGTCATCATCCATAACAACCGCTCCGCTTTCCATTTTTCTGAACCCTCTTGCATTGATCTGCTGCTTGTTAATCATTGTAAGAACAAAACGGTCTGCCACGGGTGCCCGGAATTCTTCCATCAGATCTAACGCCAATGACTGCCTTCCCGGACGGTCGGTATGCAAAAATCCAACATAAGGATCAAGTCCGACCGAATAGGCTGCGCCTGCGCACTCGTTTACCAGCAGCGCATACGTAAATGATAACATTGCGTTGACATTATCCAGCGGTGGACGTTTATTCCTTCCGTGAAATACGAAGCTCTCTTTGTTCTGAAGAATCAGTTCATCAAATACACTAAAATAAGTGCTTGCCGCTTTTCCTTCATATCCCCGCAGTTCCTCCGAACTACCACTGTCTTTCACCGCTCTTAGATACTGTTTTAACTGCTCCGACGCATCTTTTAGCTTTTCTGTATCAAGGCGCAATGCATGATCCCGGATTGCCCGTTCAAGTACATAACGCTCATTATGTACCTTTCCGAGAATCATATTTCTTGCAATCGCAAGACTTTCACCTTCCCGCTCCGACAGCCGATATTGTATTTTCCGCAAAACGACATTACCGTTTTCCTGTCCGATCATTCTGGCACAAAACGAATCATTGTGAAAAAAGCTCAGATTCACATTGTTCTCATTGCATTTGCGCATGAGCGCCGGACTGGCACCTACATAATTAAACGCAACGATTGCTTCTACATTGTGAATCGGTATCCGCATTGCCACCCGATCCTCTTTTTTGACGACAACGTTTTCTCCATCCAATGCAAGATATACATCCGGTGTTGTTACATAAAGAGTATTCAGCAATTTCTTCATTGCAATTCCTCCTTTAACATCTCCGACACATAGGCATCCGCAGGCTGTGCTCCGGAAAGTTCCGGCAGACAGATGTTGTTTAAGGAACACTGCCTGCAATATGTGCCTGTCTTTACCATCGGTGTATATTTTCTGCTGTAATATGCATGCATTTCTTCAAAACAAGACCGTACACTCTGTCTCAATTCCTCTGTAAACAGCACTTCCGTTCTGCGTCTCGTTTCTCCATAATACAAATAGCCCTTTGGAATTCTGGTCATAAGCATCTCTTCCAGACACATTGCCTGCGCCATAAGCTGCATTTCATCTGCATTGTGCGGCTTTGGTTTTCCGCGCTTATATTCCACCGGCACGGCAATGTACGTTCCCTTTTGTCCAGCTAATGTGATGCCCTCCGGTGCCGGATGAAACTCCACAACATCACATTCTCCGCTGATTCCCATCTCTCTGGAGAAAACCTTCATCGCCCGCACCATGATAACCCCGTTTCTTTTTTCGTGAAAGTCCGCATTGTGCGCATTTTCATGCATGACCCTTCCCTCAAATGTCCGTACATTCTCTTCCCACTGCTGCTCAATATGAATCAGAGCCCATTGTCTGCGGCAAAAAACGAAATGCTGAATTCCCGATAATAATAAATAATCCTCCTCCTGATATTCCATATGTTTCTCCCTGCGATAGCCACGCAATACTATTCCATACAGGTACAGGTAACTCCCTCAGGCAGCTGCTCCGGCAATGTAACCTCATAATCTGAAAACGCCCTTGCCAAATCAACTCCAGGTTTTCTTGCCACCTTGACAGCTTCAAACAATTTATAAGACGGTGCATTTCCAAGTTCGCTGTCGTGCTTAAAAATGATCAGTTTTCTGACTGCCATCTTGCCGCGTGCCGCCGCATGATCATTCTCAAACATATTCAGAATTGCTTTCCAGAGCAATTCCAGATCCTCTTCCGAAAAACCGGTCACTTTTCTCGCCAGATTTGCAGACACATATCCCTCTACCCGGTACAGACCATACGGAA
This region includes:
- the cas1c gene encoding type I-C CRISPR-associated endonuclease Cas1c, yielding MKKLLNTLYVTTPDVYLALDGENVVVKKEDRVAMRIPIHNVEAIVAFNYVGASPALMRKCNENNVNLSFFHNDSFCARMIGQENGNVVLRKIQYRLSEREGESLAIARNMILGKVHNERYVLERAIRDHALRLDTEKLKDASEQLKQYLRAVKDSGSSEELRGYEGKAASTYFSVFDELILQNKESFVFHGRNKRPPLDNVNAMLSFTYALLVNECAGAAYSVGLDPYVGFLHTDRPGRQSLALDLMEEFRAPVADRFVLTMINKQQINARGFRKMESGAVVMDDDTRRVLIQNWQELKSEEIMHPYLKEKVAVGLLPYVQAMLLARYLRGDINAYPPYFKR
- the cas2 gene encoding CRISPR-associated endonuclease Cas2, with translation MLVLITYDVNTQTAAGVRRLARVAKICTNYGQRVQNSVFECIVDQTQYVMLKKQLKDIIDVDKDSVRYYVMGEKYKSKVEHIGVQRAFDVTAPLII
- the cas4 gene encoding CRISPR-associated protein Cas4, producing the protein MEYQEEDYLLLSGIQHFVFCRRQWALIHIEQQWEENVRTFEGRVMHENAHNADFHEKRNGVIMVRAMKVFSREMGISGECDVVEFHPAPEGITLAGQKGTYIAVPVEYKRGKPKPHNADEMQLMAQAMCLEEMLMTRIPKGYLYYGETRRRTEVLFTEELRQSVRSCFEEMHAYYSRKYTPMVKTGTYCRQCSLNNICLPELSGAQPADAYVSEMLKEELQ